A region of Streptomyces deccanensis DNA encodes the following proteins:
- a CDS encoding alpha-(1->3)-arabinofuranosyltransferase, translating to MTSTVQAPPPAPVRPPGTTEGPPEGPRSRRWLLGFWAVVFVLLVAAQPGRQTFDTKLGVTTDPWQFVSDLGQLWHDRGGFGGIADQYVGYLWPMLPYYGLTDLVALPVWLAERLWLSLIVSVAFWGALRLAERLGVGSSVSRLLAAGAYALWPVFTTVVGSTSAAALPGAFLPWVLLPLTNERYSARVAALRSALVIPFMGGVNASATLASLLPVGLYLLTRTPGPRQRRLIAWWVPGVILATAWWVVPLLLLGFYGENFLPYVESSQTTTATMSATEALRGAGNWVAYLNFGEPWLPAGWSVAASVLVILSSALAAGLGLAGLARRDMPERRWLVLTVLVVALVTLAGYGGVFGAPFHGVVQDWLNGGLAPFRNIYKFQTGLALALVLGLAHLVGVAAQAHGARPVRGRRFAPLIAAVLVVPGLLWPYLNGSVLQPGSFRELPKYWQATADWLEKYSPDSRALVVPATAHGIHTWGTTVDQPLDVLAESRWAQRDYVPFGTPGNRRAMDAVEQALLTGAEVPGLADYLSRAGLYYVVVRNDLDPDQIGAVPTTTVKRTLEQSGYERVTGLGPVMTGGRIAEDTPLQVEGLYARQRAVEIYRPADDVPRPGQAGLKAIADTAVVSGGPESLLPLAADPELRDRATVLTGDNHPGLGTPAVQVVGDGLRRADTRFGLVNANTSYTYTADERNPSGSVQDAGEKPKQILPVSGLDHQTVAELRGAKSVTASTSGNWLFHLPQYDPVNAFDGDRDTAWAEGAAGSANGQWLRIDFDGGQDIPATFEVTPLPQDGVRSAPTRIKVETERGSRSTNLQPDGSTQTVNARPGETRWLKITILDSAERHTGLVGAGFAEVDIPGVKVTRMLRLPTDAQGSGGTAASAEVISLARAADPTGLSPTGTEPGLHRTFATGTAGTYEMKATAVPVPGDELDKLLYEVAPDQQTRMTATADSTASLGAGLSPRNLTDGDLTTAWIAGDEPTIHLGWKDKWPVGSLVLAPAGGLSARPTQVEISSPDGAVIAAVDENGWVRFDPINTDQLDITVTETAPMTVHNPVADDDLQLPVGITEAYVPALDQYRTPQPAPTRDFELPCGKGPTVEVDGTLYETSARGTVRDLVERRPIDLTLCQDERAGGGLELDAADRHTFESGDSGALAVTTVTLTRGTVTEPAVSGRDLGIRDWLGDRRAVTVGDGAASYLTTYENFNDGWKATLNGRELTPVRLDGWQQGWRVPGGAGGTVKLSYEPSVTYEAGLIGAGVGLVALIGLALWRRQEPNPDEPQPTPPGPGLWLGTIALTLVGIVIAGFFALLVPLLALLAWKRHTLLVPIAFLALAGAGIAAAFGAGEPVAADTGAFGPVAQLLALIGLFAALVSVGADVATAPERPGATRQFERPPGAEAPTEPLPQRRRFGKTLNGGPGGAGAGGAGGGGGGPVASPTISARGPAALHGDPDTPTRRIPFTKPKPSTTPVEDGDGRGAGGTGGGGTGGGGTGRGEPG from the coding sequence ATGACGAGCACGGTCCAGGCTCCACCTCCCGCGCCGGTACGGCCGCCGGGCACGACCGAGGGACCCCCCGAGGGCCCTCGGTCGCGGCGCTGGCTGCTGGGGTTCTGGGCCGTGGTGTTCGTGCTGCTGGTCGCGGCGCAGCCGGGGCGGCAGACCTTCGACACCAAGCTCGGGGTCACCACCGATCCCTGGCAGTTCGTCTCCGACCTCGGCCAGCTGTGGCACGACCGGGGCGGGTTCGGCGGCATCGCGGACCAGTACGTCGGCTACCTGTGGCCGATGCTGCCGTACTACGGGCTGACCGATCTGGTCGCGCTGCCGGTGTGGCTGGCGGAACGGCTGTGGCTGTCGCTGATCGTGTCGGTGGCCTTCTGGGGTGCGCTGCGGCTGGCGGAACGGCTGGGCGTCGGGAGTTCCGTGTCCCGGCTGCTGGCCGCCGGCGCCTACGCGCTCTGGCCCGTGTTCACGACGGTCGTGGGGTCGACCTCGGCCGCCGCGCTGCCCGGGGCGTTCCTGCCGTGGGTGCTGCTGCCGCTGACGAACGAGCGGTACAGCGCGCGGGTGGCGGCCCTGCGGTCGGCGCTGGTCATCCCCTTCATGGGCGGTGTCAACGCCTCCGCGACCCTGGCCTCGCTGCTGCCCGTCGGGCTGTATCTGCTCACCCGGACGCCGGGGCCCCGACAGCGGAGGCTGATCGCCTGGTGGGTGCCGGGGGTGATCCTGGCGACCGCGTGGTGGGTGGTGCCGCTGCTGCTGCTCGGTTTCTACGGGGAGAACTTCCTTCCGTACGTGGAGAGTTCACAGACCACGACGGCCACCATGTCGGCCACCGAGGCGCTGCGCGGCGCCGGGAACTGGGTGGCGTATCTGAACTTCGGTGAACCCTGGCTGCCGGCCGGCTGGTCCGTCGCCGCCTCCGTGCTCGTGATCCTGTCGTCGGCGCTGGCGGCGGGGCTGGGGCTCGCCGGGCTCGCGCGACGGGACATGCCCGAGCGGCGGTGGCTGGTGCTGACCGTGCTGGTCGTCGCGCTGGTCACGCTCGCCGGGTACGGCGGTGTGTTCGGGGCGCCCTTCCACGGAGTGGTCCAGGACTGGCTGAACGGGGGCCTCGCGCCCTTCCGCAACATCTACAAGTTCCAGACCGGGCTGGCCCTCGCGCTCGTGCTGGGGCTCGCGCATCTGGTGGGCGTGGCCGCGCAGGCGCACGGGGCCCGCCCGGTGCGGGGGCGGCGCTTCGCACCGCTGATCGCCGCCGTGCTCGTCGTCCCCGGGCTGCTGTGGCCGTACCTCAACGGGTCGGTGCTGCAACCCGGTTCGTTCCGGGAGCTGCCCAAGTACTGGCAGGCGACGGCCGATTGGCTGGAGAAGTACTCGCCGGACTCACGGGCGTTGGTCGTGCCGGCCACCGCGCACGGCATCCACACCTGGGGCACCACCGTCGACCAGCCCCTCGACGTGCTCGCCGAGTCCCGCTGGGCGCAGCGCGACTACGTCCCGTTCGGCACGCCCGGCAACCGGCGCGCGATGGACGCCGTCGAGCAGGCGCTGCTCACGGGCGCCGAAGTGCCGGGTCTCGCCGACTACTTGAGCCGGGCGGGCCTCTACTACGTCGTCGTCCGCAACGACCTGGACCCCGACCAGATCGGTGCCGTACCGACCACGACCGTGAAGCGGACGCTGGAGCAGTCGGGGTACGAGCGGGTCACCGGGCTCGGGCCCGTCATGACCGGCGGACGGATCGCCGAGGACACCCCGCTGCAGGTCGAGGGCCTGTACGCGCGGCAGCGGGCCGTGGAGATCTACCGGCCCGCCGACGACGTGCCGCGTCCCGGGCAGGCCGGGCTGAAGGCGATCGCGGACACGGCCGTCGTCTCCGGCGGGCCCGAGTCGCTGCTGCCGCTGGCCGCCGACCCGGAGCTGCGCGACCGGGCCACCGTGCTGACCGGCGACAACCATCCCGGCCTCGGCACCCCGGCCGTCCAGGTGGTCGGGGACGGGCTGCGCCGGGCGGACACCCGGTTCGGCCTGGTCAACGCCAACACGTCGTACACGTACACGGCGGACGAGCGGAACCCGAGCGGGAGCGTGCAGGACGCCGGGGAGAAGCCGAAGCAGATCCTGCCGGTGTCGGGACTCGACCATCAGACGGTGGCCGAGCTGCGCGGCGCCAAGTCGGTGACCGCGTCCACCAGCGGCAACTGGCTCTTCCACCTGCCACAGTACGACCCGGTGAACGCCTTCGACGGCGACCGGGACACCGCCTGGGCGGAGGGCGCGGCCGGGTCGGCGAACGGGCAGTGGCTGCGGATCGACTTCGACGGCGGCCAGGACATCCCGGCGACGTTCGAGGTCACCCCGCTGCCGCAGGACGGGGTGCGGTCGGCGCCCACCCGGATCAAGGTGGAGACCGAGCGGGGCTCGCGCTCCACGAACCTCCAGCCGGACGGCTCCACGCAGACCGTCAACGCCCGCCCCGGCGAGACGCGTTGGCTGAAGATCACGATCCTGGACTCGGCGGAGCGGCACACCGGGCTCGTCGGCGCGGGCTTCGCCGAGGTCGACATCCCCGGCGTCAAGGTCACCCGGATGCTGCGGCTGCCGACCGACGCCCAGGGCTCCGGGGGCACGGCCGCCTCGGCCGAGGTGATCTCGCTGGCGCGGGCCGCCGACCCGACCGGCCTCTCCCCCACGGGCACCGAGCCCGGCCTGCACCGCACCTTCGCCACCGGCACGGCGGGCACGTACGAGATGAAGGCGACGGCCGTCCCCGTCCCGGGCGACGAGCTGGACAAGCTGCTGTACGAGGTGGCCCCCGACCAGCAGACCCGGATGACGGCGACCGCCGACTCCACCGCCTCGCTCGGGGCCGGGCTCTCGCCGCGCAACCTCACCGACGGCGACCTGACCACGGCGTGGATCGCGGGCGACGAGCCGACGATCCACCTCGGCTGGAAGGACAAGTGGCCGGTCGGCTCGCTCGTCCTGGCCCCGGCGGGCGGGCTGTCGGCCCGGCCGACCCAGGTCGAGATCAGCTCCCCGGACGGGGCCGTGATCGCCGCCGTCGACGAGAACGGCTGGGTGCGCTTCGACCCGATCAACACCGACCAGCTCGACATCACCGTCACCGAGACGGCCCCGATGACCGTCCACAACCCGGTCGCCGACGACGACCTGCAACTCCCGGTCGGGATCACGGAGGCGTACGTCCCGGCCCTCGACCAGTACCGCACCCCGCAGCCCGCCCCGACCCGGGACTTCGAGCTGCCGTGCGGCAAGGGCCCGACGGTCGAGGTCGACGGCACGCTGTACGAGACGAGCGCACGGGGGACGGTACGGGACCTGGTGGAACGCCGTCCCATTGACCTGACCCTCTGCCAGGACGAGCGTGCGGGCGGCGGGTTGGAGCTGGACGCCGCCGACCGGCACACCTTCGAGTCCGGGGACTCGGGCGCGCTGGCCGTCACGACCGTGACGCTCACCCGGGGCACCGTCACCGAACCCGCCGTCTCCGGAAGGGACTTGGGCATACGGGACTGGCTCGGCGACCGTCGTGCGGTCACCGTCGGCGACGGTGCGGCGTCCTACCTGACGACGTACGAGAACTTCAACGACGGCTGGAAGGCCACGCTGAACGGGCGCGAACTGACCCCGGTCCGGCTCGACGGCTGGCAGCAGGGCTGGCGCGTGCCCGGCGGCGCGGGCGGCACCGTCAAGCTGTCGTACGAGCCGTCCGTCACGTACGAGGCGGGGCTGATCGGCGCGGGTGTCGGCCTGGTGGCCCTGATCGGGCTGGCCCTATGGCGCCGGCAGGAGCCCAACCCGGACGAGCCGCAGCCGACGCCGCCGGGCCCCGGCCTCTGGCTCGGCACGATCGCGCTCACCCTCGTCGGCATCGTCATCGCGGGCTTCTTCGCCCTCCTAGTCCCGCTGCTGGCCCTCCTCGCCTGGAAGCGGCACACCCTGCTCGTACCGATCGCCTTCCTCGCGTTGGCCGGTGCGGGGATCGCGGCCGCGTTCGGAGCGGGGGAGCCGGTGGCCGCGGACACGGGCGCGTTCGGGCCCGTGGCCCAACTCCTCGCGCTGATCGGCCTGTTCGCGGCACTGGTGAGCGTGGGAGCGGACGTCGCCACCGCGCCGGAACGGCCGGGCGCGACCCGACAGTTCGAGCGCCCGCCGGGGGCGGAGGCACCGACGGAGCCGTTGCCGCAGCGACGACGGTTCGGCAAGACGCTGAACGGCGGGCCGGGCGGGGCGGGAGCGGGAGGCGCGGGAGGGGGCGGCGGCGGACCGGTCGCGAGCCCGACGATCTCGGCGCGCGGCCCGGCCGCCCTGCACGGAGACCCCGACACCCCGACCCGCCGCATCCCCTTCACGAAGCCGAAGCCGAGCACGACACCGGTGGAGGACGGGGACGGCCGGGGTGCCGGCGGTACGGGAGGCGGCGGTACGGGAGGCGGCGGTACGGGAAGGGGGGAGCCGGGATGA
- a CDS encoding condensation protein, which translates to MTALDRPARDEAAPGPVRIPFPVVDEVSRHCLQEEEPETVHIEVHLPGRLDPDRLRTAFVAALHRHPRILMREAPGHWYRRRYEWELTEEPEVEVVTFLPTGPHALRDARTRALIEAPPLTLSPPIRLEVVEGAGPAVGSEASDAVGLTATRRTATPRPPAASSPSPLAAGNRAAGAARVGAAAPRTAEQRKHPPADPTPGRPISTGTTTPGPKPPGTVLFLTINHTALDGPACLRILATAAELYGGKDNAPTAPPVRPTPAQDEPPPAETAPPSNWSRPARVAPGTPEPSPGNGLLVTELPVPRRPKSAPYTVNDQLMVTTALMLAHWNREHGAHPRPLRITMPVDDRPRDTDMPIGNGTRLVEVPFSPDELSQNHTPLATLLRRTADRTRALKSLPRPQLGHGASLLTAPVVPVSWRAALTRGLRRAAAPWTSTTLLSNIGRVPYALDFGEEAGRAHAVWFSAPARMPRGLTVTTASTAGRLHLALRWSRALLSHGDGAHLRDLFEHYLHATEEDIE; encoded by the coding sequence ATGACGGCGTTGGACCGGCCCGCGCGGGACGAGGCCGCGCCGGGGCCCGTGCGGATCCCCTTCCCGGTGGTGGACGAGGTGTCACGCCACTGCCTCCAGGAGGAGGAACCCGAGACCGTCCACATCGAGGTCCACCTCCCCGGCCGGCTCGACCCCGACCGCCTCCGCACGGCCTTCGTCGCCGCGCTCCACCGCCACCCCCGCATCCTCATGCGCGAGGCCCCGGGCCACTGGTACCGGCGCCGCTACGAATGGGAGCTGACGGAGGAGCCGGAGGTCGAGGTGGTGACCTTCCTGCCGACCGGCCCGCACGCGTTGCGGGACGCCCGGACCAGAGCCCTGATCGAAGCACCCCCACTGACCCTCTCCCCACCGATCCGCCTGGAGGTGGTGGAGGGCGCGGGCCCGGCCGTGGGCAGCGAGGCGTCGGACGCGGTCGGCCTGACGGCAACTCGCCGCACAGCAACCCCCCGCCCGCCAGCGGCGTCCTCCCCCTCCCCCCTAGCTGCGGGCAATCGTGCCGCTGGGGCGGCACGGGTGGGCGCAGCGGCACCTCGTACCGCCGAGCAGCGGAAACACCCCCCGGCCGACCCCACCCCCGGGCGCCCCATAAGCACCGGCACCACCACCCCCGGCCCAAAACCCCCCGGCACCGTCCTCTTCCTCACCATCAACCACACCGCCCTGGACGGCCCCGCCTGCCTCCGCATCCTGGCCACCGCAGCGGAGCTGTACGGCGGCAAGGACAACGCCCCCACCGCCCCACCCGTCCGCCCCACCCCCGCCCAGGACGAACCACCCCCGGCCGAGACGGCACCCCCCTCCAACTGGTCCCGCCCCGCCCGCGTGGCCCCCGGCACCCCCGAACCCTCCCCCGGCAACGGCCTGCTCGTCACCGAGCTCCCCGTCCCCCGCCGCCCGAAGTCCGCCCCCTACACCGTGAACGACCAGCTCATGGTCACCACGGCCCTGATGCTCGCCCACTGGAACCGGGAACACGGCGCCCACCCCCGCCCCCTGCGCATCACCATGCCGGTGGACGACCGCCCGAGGGACACGGACATGCCGATAGGCAACGGCACCCGTCTGGTGGAAGTCCCGTTCTCCCCGGACGAGTTGAGCCAGAACCACACCCCCCTCGCCACCCTCCTGCGCCGCACGGCCGACCGCACCCGCGCCCTGAAGTCCCTCCCCCGCCCCCAACTCGGCCACGGCGCCTCCCTGTTGACCGCCCCGGTGGTCCCGGTGTCGTGGCGTGCCGCGCTCACCCGGGGCCTGCGCCGGGCGGCCGCGCCCTGGACGTCGACCACCCTGCTCAGCAACATCGGCCGCGTCCCGTACGCGCTGGACTTCGGCGAGGAGGCGGGCCGCGCCCACGCCGTCTGGTTCTCGGCCCCCGCCCGGATGCCCCGGGGCCTCACCGTCACGACCGCCTCGACGGCGGGCCGCCTCCATCTGGCCCTGCGCTGGTCCCGGGCCCTGCTCAGCCACGGCGACGGCGCCCACCTGCGCGACCTCTTCGAGCACTATCTGCACGCGACGGAAGAGGACATCGAGTGA
- a CDS encoding class I SAM-dependent methyltransferase: MPTTTSTTASTTTTAARRGGLRDFYEDPSVPVASGTPRSLAQARMLAAALGPAARTGPRTILDIGCGDGTAAATAAPLLPGHRIIGVDWSQDALRRARTRVPYAIRGELADGGLPLRSESADAVLFSEVIEHLVDPDSALDEIRRVLRPGGHLMLSTPNLAAWYNRALLLAGVQPVFSEVSLRGIHGRPGTEVVGHLRLYTARALRRFVAASGFEVVRLRGAPFHGVPRPLRPLDRLACAAPSAASILLLHARRT; encoded by the coding sequence ATGCCGACCACCACGTCCACCACTGCGTCCACCACGACAACAGCGGCCCGGCGCGGGGGACTTCGCGACTTCTACGAGGACCCGTCCGTCCCCGTCGCCTCCGGCACCCCGCGCAGCCTCGCGCAGGCCCGCATGCTGGCGGCCGCCCTGGGCCCGGCGGCCCGTACCGGCCCCCGTACGATCCTCGACATCGGCTGCGGCGACGGCACGGCGGCGGCCACCGCCGCGCCCCTGCTCCCCGGCCACCGCATCATCGGCGTCGACTGGTCCCAGGACGCCCTGCGCCGCGCCCGCACCCGGGTGCCGTACGCGATCCGCGGCGAACTGGCGGACGGCGGGCTGCCGTTGCGGTCGGAGTCCGCCGACGCGGTGCTGTTCAGCGAGGTCATCGAGCACCTCGTCGACCCCGACTCGGCCCTCGACGAGATCCGCCGCGTCCTGCGCCCGGGCGGCCATCTGATGCTGTCGACGCCCAACCTGGCCGCCTGGTACAACCGCGCCCTGCTCCTCGCGGGCGTCCAGCCGGTGTTCTCGGAGGTGAGCCTGCGCGGTATCCACGGCCGCCCGGGGACGGAGGTCGTGGGCCACCTGCGGCTCTACACGGCCCGCGCGCTACGGAGGTTCGTGGCCGCGTCCGGCTTCGAGGTCGTCCGGCTGCGCGGGGCGCCCTTCCACGGCGTACCGCGTCCGCTGCGCCCGCTGGACCGGCTGGCCTGCGCGGCCCCGTCGGCGGCGTCGATCCTGCTGCTGCACGCGCGGAGGACGTAG